ACCTTAATTATATAAAGGGGATAGTCACTGTAGCAGTTGTTTTTCTCGTCATTAAATACATATTAAACTACATAAAAAGAAAGATCATTACCTCTTCGGAGAAGAAAAAAAAGAGGGGATGGCAGAAAAGATTAACACTTATAAAGCTCTTCTTCTCTCTATCAGATTATCTTCTTATCTTTCTCTTCATCTGGTATGTACTCAAGGTGTTTAATGTTGATACAACTCCACTTCTTGCCATTACAGGTGTTGGGGGAATAGCAGTAGGTTTTGCTGGTCAGACTTTCTTTAAAGATGCCATTTCGGGCATGTTCATTCTGTTTGAGGATTACTTTTCAGTGGGAGATTTTGTCGAGATTGGTGATATTTCTGGCACTGTGGAAGAAATTGGAATAAGAACCACAAAGATAAGAAACTATGAGGGAAAGCTTTTTCTTATCCCAAATGGAGAGATAAGGAGTGTAATAAAGTATGATGTGGGAGATCAATTTACCGTTATTGAGCTTCCCATATCCTACGAGTCAGATATTGACAGGGCAAAGGAAGTTATTATGAGTATAGGAGATAAACTTATAGAGGAGAAAGTAATCCTTGATAAACCAAAAATTCTTGGAGTTAATGAACTTGGAGATTCTTCAATTATTATAAAAGTCCTTGCCAAAGTTGATAAGGGTATGAGATGGTCTGCAAGAAGAAGATTCCTTGAGGAGGCGAAGAAAACATTTGACAGGGAAGGCATTGAGATTCCTTACAATAGAATGGTTGTCTATATAAAGAACGAAAAAGAGAAATGAATCACCATAAAACCATTTAATTATGTATCCATCTTATCTTTCTCTTAGTTCTAAAGAGGTGGAAAGGAGGGGGAAGGAACTTTTTGGTAGATTAAAAAGTTGTGATATATGCCCAAGAGACTGCCTTGTGGATAGACTTTCAGGTAAAAGAGGAGTATGTAGAAGTGATTATAGATTGATGGTCTCGTCCTACAATCTTCACTTTGGGGAGGAACCTCCTATTTCTGGTTGGAGAGGTTCAGGAACAATCTTTCTTACAAACTGTCCTTTAAGATGTAAGTTTTGCCAGAATTATCCCATAAGTCAGCTTGGAAATGGGAAGGTTTATGAAGTAGAGGAACTTTCAGAGATGATGCTTTATCTTCAGAGGAGAGGAGCGCATAACATAAACCTTGTAACTCCAACTCACTATCTACCACACATCCTTCTTGCTCTATCAATGGCAATGAAGAGAGGTCTTAAGATTCCTATTGTTTACAACACATCAGGTTATGAAAAGGTTGAAATTCTCCGATATCTTGATGGGGTTGTTGATATCTACCTTCCAGATGCAAAATACAGCGATAAAAACCTTGCAAAGAGATTATCCCTTGCAAATGATTATCCAGAGGTTAATAGACTTGCTTTGAAGGAAATGGCAAGGCAGGTTGGAGAGCTTAAGCTTAGTGAAGATGGAGTTGCAATAAGAGGGCTTATAGTAAGGCACCTTGTTCTTCCAAACAATGTGGAGAATTCAAGAGGGGTTCTTAATATGATAAAGGAGGAGATCGGAACATGGGTTACAATATCCCTTATGTCTCAATACTTTCCGACATTCAGGGCATTAAGTGATAATATGATAAATAGAAAAATAACAGAGGAAGAATATAAAGAGGTTGTTAGATACATGGAATCTCTTGGATTCAAAAATGGTTGGATTCAACCAATATAAAGGAGGGTAAAATGCCAAGAAAAAAGAGAAAAACCATCTCTGAGTTAATTTCCCTTAAGGGGAGAAAAACCCTTATAACAGGTGCTGCATCTGGAATAGGCGAGGCT
This genomic stretch from Caldisericia bacterium harbors:
- a CDS encoding mechanosensitive ion channel family protein translates to LNYIKGIVTVAVVFLVIKYILNYIKRKIITSSEKKKKRGWQKRLTLIKLFFSLSDYLLIFLFIWYVLKVFNVDTTPLLAITGVGGIAVGFAGQTFFKDAISGMFILFEDYFSVGDFVEIGDISGTVEEIGIRTTKIRNYEGKLFLIPNGEIRSVIKYDVGDQFTVIELPISYESDIDRAKEVIMSIGDKLIEEKVILDKPKILGVNELGDSSIIIKVLAKVDKGMRWSARRRFLEEAKKTFDREGIEIPYNRMVVYIKNEKEK
- a CDS encoding radical SAM protein, whose product is MYPSYLSLSSKEVERRGKELFGRLKSCDICPRDCLVDRLSGKRGVCRSDYRLMVSSYNLHFGEEPPISGWRGSGTIFLTNCPLRCKFCQNYPISQLGNGKVYEVEELSEMMLYLQRRGAHNINLVTPTHYLPHILLALSMAMKRGLKIPIVYNTSGYEKVEILRYLDGVVDIYLPDAKYSDKNLAKRLSLANDYPEVNRLALKEMARQVGELKLSEDGVAIRGLIVRHLVLPNNVENSRGVLNMIKEEIGTWVTISLMSQYFPTFRALSDNMINRKITEEEYKEVVRYMESLGFKNGWIQPI